The region CGGGTAAGGAACACAAGCTCTCCCCTGCCGACAGTCTCCTTATGTACCACCGTCATGGAATCCGACTCACGGAACAACCGCACCGCTTCCTCCGGAGTGCCGCCAAGTGGAATCTGGAGGGTCTGCGCAAGTCCTAAGGCTTGCGACATCCGCCGGTCAGACCAGCCGCCTGGTTTTTCATACATATATAATAAGATATAGAGTACCGCTACCGAAGCAAGAATCACTCCGGCTGCTATCCCCCATCTGCGGGTAGTTTTCATCTCTTTATACATCCCCAATCCCAAGTGATTGCGCTTACAATGGCTTCCATCTAACTATAGAATATTTCCGGACAGATTACAAAAGTACCCCTGCAGCAAGCTGTAAACATTTATTTATTCATCAAGTGGAAACGGATTTGCCGTCCTTTTAAAGGACGGTACCGTTTCGGCGAGAAATAGAAGGATAATGTATAGGGTGAAACATATACATTCTTATATTTGCAAAAAGCCAGCAGACCAGGCTCCAAGTGGGCCTTCATCTGCTGGCTTATGTCATTCACATCTATGCTGTGTATTATATTATTTAACTTCAGTAGCTCCGGTTACTTTACCTTCAAGTACAGCCGTTGCCTTCACATCTTCGCTGGAGAAGTACAGGTTGCCGTCGATAGTAGCATCCTTGTACACGTTGAAGCCGTTAGCTTCTACATATACATCACCCTTGATCGTACCGCCTTGAACGCGGAAGTTCTCGCTCTGTACAGTTACTTTCGGTGCTGTAAGGGTGTAAGTAGCTGTAACTTTGTGGTCTGCATCCTGTGCGTACAGGGCCAGCTTACGGTAGATTGGCTTAGCTGTATCGTTCTTGTCGTGGAACTCGCCTGCTACCACTACATCCTTGTCCACAGTCAGATCATTGAGGATAGCAACGATCCAGGTTCCCTTATCGCTTACTGCACTGATGAAAGCATCTGCCTGGTTCACGATTGAAGCGGTGGTAACTGCATCTGTCTGTTCTGTTGCTGGTGCAGCTGTCGCTGCTGTCCCTTTGTCTGCATTGTTTTTATCCGATCCACAACCCGACAACAAAGCTACCGATACGCCTGCTACTACTAATACTTTAAATAATTTCATTTTAATTCCCCCTGTTTCTTTAAGTTAACTTTATTATATATTAAAATTTTATGAATACAACGTGATAATTTTCACGAATTTGTGTCTTTTTTCACAAACATTCATATTTACTCTTTCAAAGTATCCTCCCACTCCTCTCTAAGCAGCCCCATCCGGATAGAATCATAGAATATTCCGTTATAATATCGGCATTTTCTCAGCCTGCCCTCCATGGTCATGCCCAGCTTCATTCCTGCCTTCATCATGCGCTCATTCCCGGACCAGGTGGTGTAGCCGACACGGACTAGCGGAAGGGCAGTGAATAAATGACCGATCCACAGCTTCAGAGCTCTAGTCCCGTAACCGCTGCCCCAAAAGGCAGGATCATAGATGACAATCCCCATTTCCAGCCAGTATGACGGCTTATGCTCCCAATAGTAGCTGACATCACCTATAATAGCGCCCTCTACTTCTATTACCCAATTGTTCCCACATCCAATAATTTCGGCTCGCTTCTCGTAATACGTCTCCCATGTAATGCGTTTGTGTTCATAATAAGGCGCATCCCATTTCTTCCATTCCGGGGTCTCCTCTTTATAAGCGAGCTCCCATAGCCTGGGCAAATCCCCTTCAGCTATTGGACGTATCCGTAATTGGTGATCCTGAACCATAAATCTCCTCCGCTCCTGTAGGCCTGTCGTTAACTTCTTGGCGCTTATTATATATTCTTATAATAACTGATTATGGCAAGCCGTGACTGGTAATAAATGTGTATAAACAAATTGGACTTCCCGGTGTCAGATTGAGATAATACAGTACAACTAAATCTTCCCTAAATGGGTTCGAACTAGTAGCTCATCAGATTAAAAAGGATGGATAAGCTTGTTAATCCCTATCCACCCTAAATCTAACGGACCGAAGAGACCTTATCCCCGCGAAAACGCCACTTTTTGCAGCGTAACGGACTCAGGCGACCTTATAGTCTCTCTATGAGACGTTTCGGAGCTGCCGTGCAAAGGATAAGGCCTGTGGAGTCCGTTACTCGCCCCATTGGCGGCTTTCTTCCCGGATAAGAGCACCTCAGTCCGTTAAGCTAAGCCAAACGCCCCTGAAGAACTACGCCAGTTTGGTAAAAACGTACCAACATATGTATATATAGAAAGGATAATCCCAATGAACCTGTCCACCCTATCAGCCTCGCTTGCGCCGCTGAATCTGCGGAGCTGTCTGATTCAGCAGCAAGGCAAGCTGATCTTCGAACATTATAGAGATCAGCGCACGGCCTCCGAGCTGGCGAAGATCAACTCCTGCACCAAGAGTATCCTCTCCGCGCTGATCTGCATCGCCATGGACCAGGGGCTGCTGCCCGGCCCTTCAGCACCGCTGAGCGGCTTTTTCCCGCAGGTCCTACGCGATAAGGACGCACGGAAGCCAAACATTACGCTTGAGCAGCTGCTGACCATGTCTGCAGGCTTTCGCTGGACGGAGTTCGGCGGGGCTAACTCCTTCCCGAAGATGACCCGCACCCCGCACTGGGTGAATTATGTGCTGGAGCAGCCGCTCGCGGATGAGCCGGGTACCCGGATGGAATATAATTCAGGAATCTCGCAATTGCTGTCTTCGATTCTGGTACAAGCCACAGGACAGAGCACAGCCAGCTATGCCGAACAAGTTCTCTTCGGGCCGCTCGGCATCAGGGACTATGACTGGGAATCCGACCCCCAGGGCATCCATACCGGCGGCTTCGGGCTGAAGCTGCGGCCGGCAGACCTGCTGAATTTCGGACAGCTCTATTTGCAGCAGGGGGTATGGAAGGATTCGCAGATCATCTCCGGCAGTTGGGCTGTACGTTCGGTTCAGCCAGTCATGCACACGGAGCCCCCCCGCCATGGAGGGTATGGCTGGCACTGGTGGACAGATGCCCTGTCCCGCAGCACAGCAAGCGGAGAATTCAGTCTGGTAGACTACTATTACGCCCGCGGATACGCCGGACAATTCGTGTATGTAGTGCCGGAGCTTCAGCTCGTCGCTGTGCTGACCCAGGATAACAAGCGCGGGAAGAATAATCCTCCGCCGGATGTGTTCCGTGACTATATCGTGCCTCTGCTTGGATCTATTTAGGCTTGCTTCTGAGCTTGCTGGCTGCATACCATATTAACGGGCACAGCAGGTTGAAGAAGAATACATTGAGATACCAGATTTCATTCAGCTCGGCAATCACCGAGGGATTATCCCAGACATTCATCGCCAAGGGAATGCTGGCCAGGGCCAGAGGAATCAGCAGTTCCTTGTATTGCTTAATTCCGAATAGATCAGCACAGCCATAGGCAACGATGAAGAGGGTAAGAATCAGCCGGTAAAAAATAACGATGAACCAGATGATTGTGACGATAGTCTCAATCCGCTCATAGAATCCGCCTATCGTTACTGTTTTGGCCGCAAACTGGCTGACATAAGGCATGTTCGGCGGCAGGCTTTCGCCCAGCACCGCAATAATCAGCACCGTCAGCAGAAGCAGGGCGATACTGGTAATCCAGGTGCTGTGGACGAGCGCTTTTCGATAAGAAGCTTTGTCCTTGAGGAAGGGAACCAGGAACAGGCTTAAGGCTACTTCGCTGCTCGGATAACCAAGGAACATAACCGTGCCCTGAAATACGGGCTGCCCCCCCTTCTCAAAGACGGGCAGGAAGTTCGTCCATTCCGTACCGTGCAGCAGGGACAGTAAGAACAGCAATAGCAGAGCCATTGCAACCGGGAAAGTAATCTCAGCAGACCGGCCGACCGCAATAATCCCTTTATACAGGCAATAGACCAAGGCGAACAGGATCAGGACATAGATCGCTGATGGCGGAGTCTCAACAAAGAGGTCGTTGCTGGTAAAGTCGCCGAGGCTGCGGAGCGTCAGAATAAAGATGAGAAAAGGCACACAGAATATATATAGGGCCAGCATGATTTTACCGCCCGCATTCCCCAGTACACGGCTTAGAAATTGCCCCAGGGTATCGCCGTTCATCTGGGAATACAGCGCCACGAATAACCGGATGACCAGCAGCTGAATCAGCATGCCCAGCAGGATCGGCGCCCAGGAATCTTTACCGGACAATCCGATGACCATGGAAGGCAGCCCCAGTAAGGCACTTCCCCAATAATGCAGAGTCAGCAGCATCATTAACTGCCGGGAGCTCATCTGTACATCCCCTCCTTTGTTGAATCTACTCCCAGTTAGCCTAGAATGTCGCCCGGCTTCAAGAATTGCAGCAGGTTAATGAACGGCCGCAGCAGATCAGGGGTGAACCCGTCTTTGGCCGACACAATATTTAAGCCCAGTGCCAGTGCGTACAGAGCATACACAAGCGTTTTCTCCCGGAGTCTGCCCCGTCTCTTGCGGTAACGGCTGAATTGCCACATCCATAGCAGCACATTGATTGAGATTAGAAAAGCATTCATGCGTCCGGTTCCTTTAATGGCGGATTTACGATTCTTCCCCGGCCCTTAATGATGTACTCCACAACCACCTTCACATCCATCCTGCTGAATTTCTCATTCCACTGATCCTTCCATTTACTCCAGTACCGGGGATGCTTCTGATGAAATTTATTTCCGAACCCAAAGATATCGACGCCGAAATTACTCTGCACATCCCGGATTCCAGTGGCAATCAGGGCCTCCGTACGTGCAATGGCCATCTCTTTCATCTTCTCAAGCGTCTCCCTGCTATTCAAATCAAGGTTACACTCCACCTCTCCCACATTAGCCTCAATTCTCACCTTGACAGTGGCTGATGGCTCCCCGTTTCGCAATTCAGGCTTAATCGAGGTCTTGGCATCCAGTACCTCCATCACAAAATCTCCATCCAGGTCCGGACAATCCACCTTGCCTACAGTCGATTTAACCTTGCCGGTCACATAGTTGTAAGCCTTACTGTCCGATTCATTCAGCCAGCCGAGCAGAACATCATCCTTCATCACTCCGATGCCCCGGTACTCAAATTTGAGCGGGCTGTTAATGGAATCGACGTTTTCCTTCGTCTTTCCCTTCTCCAGATCCCCCACCAGATGCAGACCGGTCAATACGGCCTCCTGGCCGTCCAGATCGAACCATTTCATCAGATCAAGCAGACGTACCGCCGAGGTTGGTGCCCAGTTCCGCTGAGACCCGTTAAGTGAATCATATAGATCTCTGGCCGGCAGCCGCTCCAGCGGGGTCATGATGGATAAGGCATCGTAAGCCGTCCCTTCCCGTACGATGGCCACATCGAAATCCGGCCGGACCTCGTGATCCCTGAACAGGAAATCCAGCGGCTTGCGGATGCCCTCCCTGGCCATGCTCTCGTCCAGCAGCAGCATGCTCAGATGGGATAGATATACCTTACGCGGCAGCATGGTGGTCAATTTGCGCAGAGCTTCCATAATGGTTGCCGACTCCGTGGCAACTACAAGAGCCGGAGGCCCGCCCGCGCCTCCGCTGCTGGCAGCCGCCAGACTGGGCGCGACAATCTGCACGGTTACCCGGTAGCCCTTGTCCGTACGGTCAATGCCAAGACCGATGGCGACCGCCAAATCACTAAGTTCTTTGCGGCTCCAGCAGCCCGTTAACGGTATACTTATCAGAACCAGCACACAGATTAGGATTACCATCCTTCTCATGGCTAAGCCCCGTTCCTGGTGCGTTTATTCCGCGAGCCGGACCAATAAGGACTACGGAAGACACCATCTCCCTGCTCGCTCTTCAGATAAGGTGCATAAGGCCGCATGTAAGGAACGCCAGCAGACTCCAGGCTGCAGATATGCACGGTCAGAATGACGAATCCTACAGTAATCCCGTATATGCCGAAGGAAGCTGCCGCCCCCATGAACAGAAACCGGATGAGCCGGATGGGAATCGACATATTATAGGCCGGAATAACAAAGCTTGAAATTCCGGTAATCGCCACCACGATCACCATCCCTGCCGATACAATTCCGGCGTCTACCGCCGCCTGTCCGACAATCAGCGTCCCCACAATGGATACCGCCTGGCCGATGTTGCGGGGCATACGGATTCCGGCTTCACGTATGATCTCGAAGGTGATCTCCATGAGCGTGGCTTCAACAAATGCCGGGAACGGCACGCCCTCACGCTGAAACATAATACTTAGCAGCAGCCGGGTGGGCAGCAGATCCTGGTGGAAGGTTGTAATGGCAATGTATAGTCCGGGAGCAAAGATGCTGATAATTACAGCGGTGAGCCGCAAGATCCGAATCAGACTGGAGAACAAATAAGGCTGATAGCTATCCTCCGCCGACTGGATGAAATCCAGGAACAGGGAGGGAATAATCATGACAAAGGGTGTCCCATCCACTATAATGGCAACCCTGCCTTCAGCCAGGCCTGCCGTGATGCTATCCGGCCGCTCCGTGTTCAGCACTGTCGGAAACACCGTGTATTTGTTGCTCTGCAGATACTCCTCGATGAATTCGCCTTCCAGGACAGTTTTCAGCCCGATCTGATCGAACATCTCCGTTATCCGGTTCAGCACCTGCTGATCAGCCACCCCCTCGACATAGAGGATAGAAATATCCGTCTGTGTCACCTGCCCCACCGAGCGGGTTACAATTCTCAGACGCTCGTCCTTCATTTTCCTGCGGATCATTGTAATATTAGTGCGCAGATCATCGGTGAACCCTTCTTGAGGCCCCCGGATGACTGTTTCCGTCTTGGTTTCATCAATACTCTTCTTCTCATAGCCCTGGATCGCAAGCGCAAGCGCCTTATCGCAGCCATCAATCAACACCAGGACACAGCCGGATAAAATATCCTTGACCGCTCCGCTCACGGTCTCAGTCGTTTGAACCTGTCCCGCACTCAGGATCTGGTTGCTGAAATAGTCCAGCAGACTGTGCCCTTCCGGGGCAGGCGGTGCAGACTGAATCGCTGGAATGAACGACTCCTCCAAGACCTGATTGTTCACCATTCCGTCCAGGAAAATTAATTGAATAACGCATTCCCGCTGTGGATGGCCCCAATCCAGACGAAGCGAGCGGACGCTTACATCCGAGCTGTTCCCCAGTCTGCGGCAGATCAGCTCCGTATTGATGTGAGACTCCCGGCTCAGGCGCTGTGGATGCTCATTATGCAGATGACCGGGTTGCTGTTCATGAAATTTCATGTGTAGACTCTCCCTGCTGTGTCGTCGCGTAGTTATGTATCCAGTGTTGCCTAAATTGGTTTATTTCTAAACCATGTAGCAGCGGGTGCAACTTGTATATCAAAAAAAGCCCCTTCCCCCGGCAAGGAGAGAAGGAGCTTATATGTACATACGCACGAATCCCCGCTGCCTGATTGCTTAAGGCCCGGGGATTCATGTGTTGATTACGCTATTCAATTCAATCATTTCCTCCAAGTAACAAAAGCCATATCCCTGACATGGTGATTGTTCTCAATTTCATGTTCACTTCATACTTCCGTGTTGCCCGTTCGCTCCATTTCGGAGTGTTGCTCCATGTCATGCATATGGGGTGGATTCCCGCGTACACGATTTCACGAAAAACGTTTTCACGGACGTTTTCCCTACTGTGATGAATCGCAGTTGTACGCTTCGCTAACCTTTTTCATTGGAATCACGCTCTTTCTTCCGCAAGAACCTTCTCTTGCTTGAATAATTAGCTTCGTTCTTCTTCCAATAAAGATTTGCTCCTTGGGTTCCCGCATACCCACGATCTGCCAGAAGATGTTATCATCCACCTTCTCCATCAGCAGCCGATTCCGGCATGCTTCGCTAACGCTAGTACATCGGGGCTCTCTCCTTTCCTTCATTCATTGCTAAATTTAGGAATGAGACTATCACCTGCAGTACCACTTATAATGCTTAGTGCTCTTGTAGCTTGTGGTTCCTGTGGTGATGTCTACATTATACCTGAGAAACACCCAAATTTAAACTTTCAAAAACCTGCATATCCCCGCTTAATCTGCGATATTAGAGGAGGACTGTAAATAAAATGCCTATCCCTAATAATTGCTTGGTTTACGGAATATTTGCTCCCGTTAGCTGCTTTTTCTCATGTATGCGCTATCATTCCTTCAGAAAAATACCGGCCAGACTGAAGATTTGTCTACAGGCTGGCCGCGTAACTCACCGGGCGAGACTATGGCCTTTATATTTGCGGATTAATACCACTAACAGATAAATTCCGTATAGAAGATATAGAATATTAAGAATAGCGACGATAAATACCTCATGCTCCAGATTCTCATTGCTGACCATGGCCAGGGCATCGTAGATGAAGTGGAACGCGATCAGCGGAACAATATTCCTGCCGGTCTCGATCAGCAAGGCGAGCACACAGCCCAGCAGCAGGGCATTGATCACCTGGAGAAGCGTATGTATAAGATCATTTCCGCCAAACGCGTTAGCCATATGTAGAACCCCAAAAACAATAGACGAGAACACAATATAGAACAGCGGGCCTTTGGATTTCAGAGCATTCCAAATCACTCCTCTAAAAATGGCTTCCTCAGTATAGCCCACCAGCAGTGTCATAATGACGATACTGATTACTTCAGGCGCTCCCAGCTCTACGTTGATTCCATTCATCAGCGGCTGGGCCACCGCAATAATGAGCAGCGGGATATAGAACAGCACCGCCCGGGACGGACCAGCCTCCAGCTTGCGGAAGCCGAAGCTTACGAGCGAAGAATCCTTTCTTTTCATATATACCGTTACAATAATGCCCATAACCAGGTAAGCGCAGGCTTGAGCATTCCGTATCCCCATGTCGCCAAATTCCATAATCGTGGCTACAGCGGAGGCAACGGATACAACCAGGGTCAGGACCACTCCCCATACCAGCGAATAAACGATAGGACGTCCTTGTGCAGCAGTGTTTTTCATTTAAGATCTCCTTTATAGTAGGCTAACGTATTGCCGCTTCAGGACAATAATGGATTAATTGTATGCTATGATGCCAAATTATACGATTTCTATATAAACTTCCAGTGGGCATTGCAGTCTGTACATGCTATAATCTCTGAATCCTGCAATGAGAATGGAACAACAACATGAACAGTCCTATCAAAATCTTCAAAGTGACCGTGCAGCTGGAAAAGGATGAATATGGCCTTGAGGTAAGCCATTGGCGTCTGCTGGTGGAAACCAACCGCTATTACGAAATTAAGCCGGAGAGCGGACCGGTAAAACGCATCTACAAAGAAAAACTGAATACGGTGATGGATGATACCAAATTCTATACGGACGGCTATCTGGCTTGTTCAGCGTTCTGCATAGAGGACCGTATTAATGATATGCATACAGAAATGCTGCATACGCTCCAAGTTAAGATCAAGGCATATATGGCGGAGCTTCATTTGAACCAGCAGGCCATTGAGCTGCAGTTCAAGAACCCCGGGCCTATGAGCGGCCTGAAGTAACCTGTTCCCCCTTGTGCTCTAACACCAAAAAACCGGGAAGGCCGCAGCGGCCCTTCCGGTTTTTTGGTGTTGTATATTCTGTTACAGCAGTCCAGCATTCTTCACGGCGTGTTCCCAGCTTGGAAAATAATACAGCGCACTTCTCATCAGCTCGGGCTCCTGCTGCTTGATCTGCTTCTTATTCATGTTGCCCCCACCAGATTGAAGCTGCTTGATCCTACTGATAACTTCATCGGAAGCCATTGTAATATCCAACTCTTCACCCCTTTCCGGTGTTTCTTTCCATATTTTTACCAATTCATTCAATTCTATACCCGCACCCGGCCATGGAATGCCTTTAATGGCTGACCAGATAAGAGGCATCCAGAATCAGAGCGACCCGCCCGTTGCCCAGGATGGTTGCTCCGGAGAGATGGTTCATCGTCCCGAGATACGCACCCAGAGATTTAATGACCACCTCCTGGTTGCCGATGATCTCATCGACCGCGAAGGCGGCGATCCGGTCAACAGATCTTACAATCACGAGCGGAATCGTCTTGGAATGGCGCTCTGTGCGCGGATAATGCAGCTTGTCTCTGAGCCAGGAGAGCGGAACAATCCGCCCGTGGTTAATAATCGCCTGCTCCCCTTGAACGACCTGAATCTCTTCGGGAGCGATCCGTACAATCTCGGCCACATTATACATCGGGACAACCAGCACACGCCCGGAGACCTTGACCAGCAGCCCCTTGATGATAGCCAGTGTAAGCGGCAGACGGATCGTAAACAGAGTACCTGCTCCCGGCTCGGTCTGAATATCTATGATTCCGTTGAGACGTCCAATCTGACTGCGGACAATATCCATCCCCACGCCCCGCCCTGACACTTCGCTGACTTCGGAGGCTGTGGAGAAGCCCGGCTCGAAGATCAGGCTAACGGCTTCCTGCGCGGTTAAGTACCCTGCCTGCTCTTCCGTAATGATCCCTTTACTGAGCGCAGAGGCTGTAATTCGGGCGGCATCGATGCCTTGTCCATCATCCTCCAGACGAATAACGACCTGATTCTCCTCATGAAAAGAAGTAAGCGTAATTCTGCCCTTCGGAGCCTTGCCCTGCTGTACACGCACCTCTGGACTCTCGATTCCGTGATCGGCGCTGTTACGGATCAAGTGGATTAGCGGATCACTTAGCTCTTCAATGATCATCCGGTCCAGCTCGGTCTCGCCTCCCTGAATCTGCAGCTCAATATCCTTGCCCAGCTTCTGGGCCAAATCCCTGACCAGCCGCGGAAAACGGTTAAACAGCTGATCCATCGGCAGCATCCGGGTCTTCATGACCCCTTCCTGTAGCTCTTTAATAATCCCGCCCATATGATCCGAGATCGAGCCAATATCCGGCAGGACCTTGGCGGGATCATTACGTTGTCCATTAGCGCTCAGATCGGCCAGAGAGGTCTGCTCGATCAGCAGCTCTCCCACCAGATTCATCAGGTGGTCCAGCCGTTCCACACTCACCCGGACCGTTGACTGTACCTCGTGGGATGTACCTTTGCCCGTAGCTGAGGTCGAAGATTCAGCTGGTGCCGGTTCAGCCGTAGTCTGGATGTCAGTCCCGGCAGCAGGTGCAGGCACGAACGGTGTAATGACAATGCTCTCGACATCTGTCTCCCCTGCCAACTGATCCGACACCTGCCGGATCTCGCGCGGGGAAGCAGCGACTACAGCAAATTGGCTGTAGCGGGCGTCTTCATCGGATCCAGGCGCCGCCGGGGGCGCTAAGGCAGCAGCAATCACCGGTCCGCAGACCTCTTCCATACGCTGCAAGAGGATATAATGCCGGGCCGCCTTCATCTGGCAATCCTCTCTTAAAGTAACTACCAGAGCCAGCAGTGTGTAGCCCGCTGCGACAGCCTCTTCCGCCTGAAGCAGCTCCGCTGCATTGAGGACCGGGAGCCGGACCGGCTGAAGTTCAGCCGGCTTATTAATCAGCGCCTTGATCTCCGCAACCACAGCGGAGCAGTCTGTGAAGCCCTCTCCGCGGACATACTGCGTGCGCAGCAGCTTCATCGCATCCAGCGCCCGGAAGAGTGTGTCAATCAGATTGCCGGTAATTTCCGGCTTCTTCGCACGCACCCACTCCAGCGCATACTCCACCTCGTGCGTGAGATCGCTCATCTCGCGAAAGCCCATAGTGGAAGCGGAGCCCTTGATCGTATGGGCTGCGCGGAAAATCGTCTGAATCAGCTCAGCGGTTGGAGCATGCTCCAGCGCAAGCAGGGACTGGTCGATCCGCTCTAATTGCTCGTTCAGCTCTTCTATGAATATATCGCGGTAAGCCGACAGTTCCATCATCATTGCTTGTTCCCCTTTTTACCCGCCCAATATTTCTTCGAGCTTCAGAATACCGATCAGCTGGTCATCCCGCTGCCCCACTCCGTGGAACACTGCATCGCGGCT is a window of Paenibacillus sp. FSL H3-0469 DNA encoding:
- a CDS encoding endospore germination permease; amino-acid sequence: MSSRQLMMLLTLHYWGSALLGLPSMVIGLSGKDSWAPILLGMLIQLLVIRLFVALYSQMNGDTLGQFLSRVLGNAGGKIMLALYIFCVPFLIFILTLRSLGDFTSNDLFVETPPSAIYVLILFALVYCLYKGIIAVGRSAEITFPVAMALLLLFLLSLLHGTEWTNFLPVFEKGGQPVFQGTVMFLGYPSSEVALSLFLVPFLKDKASYRKALVHSTWITSIALLLLTVLIIAVLGESLPPNMPYVSQFAAKTVTIGGFYERIETIVTIIWFIVIFYRLILTLFIVAYGCADLFGIKQYKELLIPLALASIPLAMNVWDNPSVIAELNEIWYLNVFFFNLLCPLIWYAASKLRSKPK
- a CDS encoding spore germination protein — encoded protein: MKFHEQQPGHLHNEHPQRLSRESHINTELICRRLGNSSDVSVRSLRLDWGHPQRECVIQLIFLDGMVNNQVLEESFIPAIQSAPPAPEGHSLLDYFSNQILSAGQVQTTETVSGAVKDILSGCVLVLIDGCDKALALAIQGYEKKSIDETKTETVIRGPQEGFTDDLRTNITMIRRKMKDERLRIVTRSVGQVTQTDISILYVEGVADQQVLNRITEMFDQIGLKTVLEGEFIEEYLQSNKYTVFPTVLNTERPDSITAGLAEGRVAIIVDGTPFVMIIPSLFLDFIQSAEDSYQPYLFSSLIRILRLTAVIISIFAPGLYIAITTFHQDLLPTRLLLSIMFQREGVPFPAFVEATLMEITFEIIREAGIRMPRNIGQAVSIVGTLIVGQAAVDAGIVSAGMVIVVAITGISSFVIPAYNMSIPIRLIRFLFMGAAASFGIYGITVGFVILTVHICSLESAGVPYMRPYAPYLKSEQGDGVFRSPYWSGSRNKRTRNGA
- a CDS encoding Ger(x)C family spore germination protein gives rise to the protein MRRMVILICVLVLISIPLTGCWSRKELSDLAVAIGLGIDRTDKGYRVTVQIVAPSLAAASSGGAGGPPALVVATESATIMEALRKLTTMLPRKVYLSHLSMLLLDESMAREGIRKPLDFLFRDHEVRPDFDVAIVREGTAYDALSIMTPLERLPARDLYDSLNGSQRNWAPTSAVRLLDLMKWFDLDGQEAVLTGLHLVGDLEKGKTKENVDSINSPLKFEYRGIGVMKDDVLLGWLNESDSKAYNYVTGKVKSTVGKVDCPDLDGDFVMEVLDAKTSIKPELRNGEPSATVKVRIEANVGEVECNLDLNSRETLEKMKEMAIARTEALIATGIRDVQSNFGVDIFGFGNKFHQKHPRYWSKWKDQWNEKFSRMDVKVVVEYIIKGRGRIVNPPLKEPDA
- a CDS encoding serine hydrolase, encoding MNLSTLSASLAPLNLRSCLIQQQGKLIFEHYRDQRTASELAKINSCTKSILSALICIAMDQGLLPGPSAPLSGFFPQVLRDKDARKPNITLEQLLTMSAGFRWTEFGGANSFPKMTRTPHWVNYVLEQPLADEPGTRMEYNSGISQLLSSILVQATGQSTASYAEQVLFGPLGIRDYDWESDPQGIHTGGFGLKLRPADLLNFGQLYLQQGVWKDSQIISGSWAVRSVQPVMHTEPPRHGGYGWHWWTDALSRSTASGEFSLVDYYYARGYAGQFVYVVPELQLVAVLTQDNKRGKNNPPPDVFRDYIVPLLGSI
- a CDS encoding chemotaxis protein CheA, whose product is MMMELSAYRDIFIEELNEQLERIDQSLLALEHAPTAELIQTIFRAAHTIKGSASTMGFREMSDLTHEVEYALEWVRAKKPEITGNLIDTLFRALDAMKLLRTQYVRGEGFTDCSAVVAEIKALINKPAELQPVRLPVLNAAELLQAEEAVAAGYTLLALVVTLREDCQMKAARHYILLQRMEEVCGPVIAAALAPPAAPGSDEDARYSQFAVVAASPREIRQVSDQLAGETDVESIVITPFVPAPAAGTDIQTTAEPAPAESSTSATGKGTSHEVQSTVRVSVERLDHLMNLVGELLIEQTSLADLSANGQRNDPAKVLPDIGSISDHMGGIIKELQEGVMKTRMLPMDQLFNRFPRLVRDLAQKLGKDIELQIQGGETELDRMIIEELSDPLIHLIRNSADHGIESPEVRVQQGKAPKGRITLTSFHEENQVVIRLEDDGQGIDAARITASALSKGIITEEQAGYLTAQEAVSLIFEPGFSTASEVSEVSGRGVGMDIVRSQIGRLNGIIDIQTEPGAGTLFTIRLPLTLAIIKGLLVKVSGRVLVVPMYNVAEIVRIAPEEIQVVQGEQAIINHGRIVPLSWLRDKLHYPRTERHSKTIPLVIVRSVDRIAAFAVDEIIGNQEVVIKSLGAYLGTMNHLSGATILGNGRVALILDASYLVSH
- a CDS encoding GNAT family protein; this translates as MVQDHQLRIRPIAEGDLPRLWELAYKEETPEWKKWDAPYYEHKRITWETYYEKRAEIIGCGNNWVIEVEGAIIGDVSYYWEHKPSYWLEMGIVIYDPAFWGSGYGTRALKLWIGHLFTALPLVRVGYTTWSGNERMMKAGMKLGMTMEGRLRKCRYYNGIFYDSIRMGLLREEWEDTLKE
- a CDS encoding CPBP family intramembrane glutamic endopeptidase codes for the protein MKNTAAQGRPIVYSLVWGVVLTLVVSVASAVATIMEFGDMGIRNAQACAYLVMGIIVTVYMKRKDSSLVSFGFRKLEAGPSRAVLFYIPLLIIAVAQPLMNGINVELGAPEVISIVIMTLLVGYTEEAIFRGVIWNALKSKGPLFYIVFSSIVFGVLHMANAFGGNDLIHTLLQVINALLLGCVLALLIETGRNIVPLIAFHFIYDALAMVSNENLEHEVFIVAILNILYLLYGIYLLVVLIRKYKGHSLAR